Part of the Alteribacter lacisalsi genome, AGGAAACTCCCCGAAGCGCAGGTGTAAGCGGGGACGGTTCTCATGTTGTAAATGTAACCATAAAAATAACAGCTTGTCCTTTTTGAGGGCAGGCTGTTTTATTTGAGCATCTGTTTTTGTGGGCGTTCTGTTTATCAGAATCGGAGAAGGAGAAGGTTGCGCCTGGCGTGAAAATGGAAGGTGAATGCCTAGTTTTTTAATGATTCATCGTACTTATTCAGGAGGTCGTCCAAAGCCTGGCTGTAACGAACCGTCTGCGGGTGTGATAGCCCTTTATTTTTTGCTGATAACATCATGAGAGTGCGAATGGTTTCAATTTCCAATAAAAGACTAGTACATTCAGTGTATTTATTGGGCATATAATCACACTCCTTACTGACTAATTAAAGATACTTTAATTGAATCCTTCAGCCGTGTAAAGAGGAAAACACTTTTATAGTTGGCATTTGACAAAAAAAGTTAAGTACCGACAGGAAAACAGAAAAGTTGCAAGGTTATATTAGGTGAGGACCGGCCCTAAATGACATGCGAAGTTTAAAAAGCCTTCCATCAAGGTATTTCCTTAATGGAAGGCTTTTTCTTTATGCCTGTTTAAACCGGTGATATTCGCACCTGTCTGCGGGCATGATAATGCTGATAATCTTATGAGGAGGAGATTTGACCGATGAGCAGCAACTGTGAAACGCACAGCAACCACAAGCATGAGCACTCTCTGTCCTGCGGCCATACGAAAATCAAGCATGGGGACCATATTGATTATGTTCACGACGGGCATCTTCATCACAAGCACGAAAGCCACTGGGACG contains:
- a CDS encoding aspartyl-phosphate phosphatase Spo0E family protein, which translates into the protein MPNKYTECTSLLLEIETIRTLMMLSAKNKGLSHPQTVRYSQALDDLLNKYDESLKN